The following proteins come from a genomic window of Nocardiopsis sp. YSL2:
- a CDS encoding GntR family transcriptional regulator, whose product MSRQPRYLWLAEQLREPILRGEMPPGTRLPSRTRLARLYHVSEQISRTALRLLVTEGLVEARPGSGYFVRSAPEQFRLCRTDSSSGSGLGELSREVIGTEQERSPAPLSVRLRIREGDPVYRTTSRGLSAQLPITLHLSWEPAALTAGTLRTPFDAAPGLGLLDRLGAAGHPVDRVVEEVGVRTLRDSEAALLGAAPGRSVLVVERTHYSGGRPVETSDLIGMTEQCRLLYKLTLARTRHPTDHRGRP is encoded by the coding sequence GTGAGTCGGCAGCCCCGATACCTCTGGTTGGCCGAACAGCTCCGCGAGCCGATCCTGCGCGGCGAGATGCCCCCCGGAACCCGGTTGCCCTCCCGCACCAGGCTCGCCCGGCTCTACCACGTCAGCGAGCAGATCTCCCGGACGGCGCTGCGGCTGCTGGTCACCGAGGGGCTGGTCGAGGCCCGCCCCGGCTCCGGGTACTTCGTGCGGTCGGCACCCGAGCAGTTCCGGCTCTGCCGCACCGACTCCTCCTCCGGATCGGGCCTGGGCGAACTCAGCCGCGAGGTGATCGGCACCGAGCAGGAGCGCAGCCCCGCGCCGCTCAGCGTGCGGCTCCGGATCCGCGAGGGCGACCCGGTCTACCGCACGACCTCCCGAGGGCTGTCCGCGCAGTTGCCCATCACCCTGCACCTGTCGTGGGAACCCGCCGCCCTCACCGCGGGAACCCTGCGCACCCCGTTCGACGCCGCGCCCGGCCTCGGCCTCCTGGACCGCCTCGGCGCCGCCGGCCACCCCGTCGACCGGGTGGTCGAGGAGGTGGGCGTGCGCACGCTGCGCGACTCGGAGGCCGCCCTGCTCGGTGCCGCGCCCGGCCGGTCCGTCCTGGTGGTGGAGCGCACGCACTACAGCGGCGGCCGCCCCGTGGAGACCTCCGACCTCATCGGGATGACCGAGCAGTGCCGACTCCTGTACAAGCTCACCCTGGCCCGCACCCGGCATCCCACCGACCACCGCGGGCGCCCCTGA
- a CDS encoding PLD nuclease N-terminal domain-containing protein, which produces MDIALAQGVAHELANTVDDSVVWLSGIMGVIFLAIAIALLVLVIWAIISTLVDSDLTAGGKLLWIIFELWTPLLGAVAWLVVGRKGHLNRLLGIDKGRARHSVPSSVGQHSNVAGRSAAGAPQPPAEQRPQSPGGYQDGRQDQAGLGNA; this is translated from the coding sequence ATGGATATCGCGCTCGCGCAGGGGGTCGCGCACGAACTCGCGAACACGGTCGACGACAGCGTCGTGTGGCTGAGCGGGATCATGGGGGTGATCTTCCTGGCCATCGCGATCGCCCTGCTGGTCCTCGTCATCTGGGCGATCATCTCCACCCTCGTCGACTCCGACCTCACCGCGGGGGGCAAGCTCCTGTGGATCATCTTCGAACTCTGGACCCCTCTGCTCGGGGCGGTCGCCTGGCTGGTGGTCGGCCGCAAGGGGCACCTCAACCGGCTGCTCGGCATCGACAAGGGCCGGGCCCGGCACTCTGTTCCGTCCAGCGTGGGCCAGCACAGCAACGTGGCGGGGCGGTCCGCCGCCGGTGCGCCGCAGCCGCCGGCGGAGCAGCGTCCGCAGAGCCCCGGGGGCTACCAGGACGGACGGCAGGACCAGGCCGGCCTGGGCAACGCCTGA
- a CDS encoding dihydrolipoamide acetyltransferase family protein → MSEIQMPRLSDTMEEGVISTWVKKVGDKVAAGDVLVEIETDKAVMEYEAYEDGFLVKQSVNEGDTVPIGAVIGVIADSPDAEVAESAPAAPAEPAAEEEKQEAAAEQPAPAAPAPAAEQSGESGGGEGPRPRTSPLARRLAKEYGLDITRIQGSGPKGRVVRADIEAAAKNGTAAQTTAPSTPAAPAEAAPAAQAPAFDDGRASEELKVSNVRKVIARRLTESKQQVPHFYLRRTIDAEALNAFRSQINEQLASTGAKISFNDLIVKACATTLKLHPAVNTSWVDDKLLQHHRVNVGVAVAVDAGLVVPVLHDTDKATLSEISTRTRELAGKARDGKLKPQEMSGGTFSVSNLGMFGVDSFSAVINPPEAAILAVGAMRQEAVVVDGEVAVRNRISLELSVDHRAVDGAVGAAFLKDLAEILEEPMRIIL, encoded by the coding sequence ATGAGCGAAATCCAGATGCCGCGCCTCTCCGACACCATGGAGGAAGGCGTCATCAGCACGTGGGTCAAGAAGGTGGGCGACAAGGTCGCCGCCGGCGACGTCCTGGTCGAGATCGAGACCGACAAGGCCGTCATGGAGTACGAGGCCTACGAGGACGGCTTCCTAGTCAAGCAGTCGGTCAACGAGGGTGACACGGTGCCGATCGGCGCGGTCATCGGTGTGATCGCCGACTCCCCTGACGCGGAGGTGGCCGAGTCGGCTCCGGCGGCCCCCGCCGAGCCCGCCGCCGAGGAGGAGAAGCAGGAGGCCGCGGCCGAGCAGCCCGCGCCCGCCGCGCCCGCTCCGGCGGCCGAGCAGTCCGGTGAGTCCGGCGGCGGCGAGGGGCCGCGTCCGCGCACCTCCCCGCTGGCCCGCCGTCTGGCCAAGGAGTACGGCCTGGACATCACCCGGATCCAGGGGTCGGGCCCCAAGGGCCGGGTCGTGCGCGCCGACATCGAGGCCGCGGCCAAGAACGGCACCGCCGCCCAGACCACGGCGCCCAGCACCCCCGCTGCGCCGGCCGAGGCCGCTCCCGCCGCGCAGGCTCCGGCCTTCGACGACGGGCGCGCGTCCGAGGAGCTCAAGGTCAGCAACGTGCGCAAGGTCATCGCGCGACGCCTGACCGAGAGCAAGCAGCAGGTACCGCACTTCTACCTGCGCCGCACGATCGACGCCGAGGCCCTCAATGCCTTCCGCTCCCAGATCAACGAGCAGCTGGCGAGCACGGGCGCCAAGATCAGCTTCAACGACCTGATCGTCAAGGCCTGCGCGACCACGCTGAAGCTGCACCCGGCCGTCAACACCTCCTGGGTGGACGACAAGCTGCTCCAGCACCACCGGGTCAACGTCGGGGTGGCCGTGGCCGTGGACGCGGGCCTGGTCGTGCCGGTCCTGCACGACACCGACAAGGCGACGCTGTCGGAGATCTCCACGCGCACCCGCGAGCTCGCGGGCAAGGCCCGTGACGGCAAGCTGAAGCCGCAGGAGATGAGCGGCGGCACGTTCAGCGTGTCCAACCTCGGCATGTTCGGCGTGGACAGCTTCTCCGCGGTGATCAACCCGCCGGAGGCGGCGATCCTCGCGGTCGGCGCGATGCGCCAGGAGGCCGTGGTCGTGGACGGCGAGGTCGCCGTGCGCAACCGCATCTCCCTGGAGCTGTCCGTGGACCACCGCGCGGTGGACGGCGCCGTCGGTGCCGCCTTCCTGAAGGATCTGGCCGAGATCCTCGAGGAGCCCATGCGCATCATCCTGTAG